A stretch of the Streptosporangium sp. NBC_01755 genome encodes the following:
- the sbnA gene encoding 2,3-diaminopropionate biosynthesis protein SbnA, whose product MPIISAPQDFHVEDLYVALEGLLGRALHLKCEGFNFAGSGKLKAASEMISAAEHSGLLDHSSVLIESSSGNMGVALSMIAASRGYTFVCVTDPRCNLTTKRLMESLGSQVHTITEPDDDGGFLGARLSYIRTLCASDDRYLWLDQYRNPNNWQAHYRRTAPAISRRFPELDVLFVGAGTTGTLMGCARWFGEFAPQVRVVAVDSVGSVTFGGPPGRRMIPGLGTSERQVQVDESYLCDVVYVSEPDTVRMCHRLAKKGFLFGGSTGTVCSGALQWLQVHDPGHHLSSVAVSPDLGERYLDTVYQESWVRDVYGDDVLAGDRREPVG is encoded by the coding sequence GTGCCAATCATTTCCGCTCCACAGGACTTTCACGTCGAAGATCTTTACGTTGCGTTGGAGGGGCTGCTCGGCCGGGCACTTCATCTGAAGTGCGAGGGGTTCAACTTCGCGGGCTCCGGGAAGCTCAAGGCCGCTTCGGAAATGATCTCGGCCGCCGAGCACAGTGGTTTGCTCGATCACAGCTCGGTGCTCATCGAGTCGTCGTCGGGCAACATGGGTGTGGCGCTGAGCATGATCGCGGCGAGCAGGGGTTACACGTTCGTGTGTGTCACCGATCCTCGGTGCAACCTGACCACCAAGCGGCTGATGGAGTCTTTGGGCAGTCAGGTGCATACGATTACCGAGCCGGACGACGACGGGGGCTTTCTTGGCGCACGGTTGTCCTATATCCGTACGTTATGTGCGTCTGATGATCGTTACCTCTGGCTTGACCAGTACCGCAACCCCAATAACTGGCAAGCGCATTATCGGCGGACGGCGCCTGCGATCAGTCGCCGGTTCCCGGAGTTGGACGTGCTGTTTGTCGGTGCGGGTACGACCGGGACGTTGATGGGCTGTGCGCGCTGGTTTGGTGAGTTCGCGCCGCAGGTGCGGGTGGTTGCTGTGGACAGTGTCGGTTCGGTGACGTTCGGCGGGCCGCCCGGTCGGCGTATGATCCCTGGTCTTGGTACCAGCGAGCGGCAGGTCCAGGTCGACGAGTCCTATCTGTGCGATGTGGTGTATGTGTCCGAGCCGGACACGGTCCGGATGTGCCATCGGCTCGCGAAGAAGGGGTTTTTGTTCGGGGGGTCGACCGGGACCGTGTGCAGCGGTGCGTTGCAGTGGCTCCAGGTGCACGATCCTGGTCATCACCTGTCCTCGGTGGCGGTTTCACCTGACCTTGGTGAGCGCTATCTGGACACGGTTTACCAGGAGAGCTGGGTGCGTGACGTTTACGGCGATGACGTGCTCGCGGGGGACCGGCGCGAGCCGGTTGGGTGA
- the sbnB gene encoding 2,3-diaminopropionate biosynthesis protein SbnB: protein MSGKAAAPAFSVISGTQVSHALDGREKQVVDLVEAAYRVHGQRDTVNPPSYFLTFPDRPTSRIIALPASLGGSNKVDGLKWISSFPENVAAGLPRASAVLILNDRDTGYPFACLESSIISASRTAASAALAADWLSRDREGGRPLRVGFFGVGLIARYIHTYLVGTGWQFDEIGVHDLSPAHMSGFKDYVETRDASACVKVHEAAEDLIRSSDLLVFATVAGSPHVTDLGWFSHNPLVLHVSLRDLAPEIILGSANVVDDVEHCLKANTSPHLAEQRTGKREFIDATLYEVMAGIKNVRTDRPVVFSPFGLGVLDLAVGKYVHDEIAQHGGLVTVDGFFHELTRYGKG, encoded by the coding sequence ATGTCCGGTAAGGCGGCGGCGCCGGCTTTCTCCGTTATATCCGGCACTCAGGTAAGTCATGCGCTGGATGGAAGGGAGAAACAGGTTGTCGATCTGGTGGAAGCCGCATACAGAGTGCACGGTCAACGTGACACGGTAAACCCTCCCTCCTATTTCTTGACGTTCCCCGACCGGCCTACCTCGCGCATCATCGCGCTGCCGGCCTCGCTCGGCGGGAGCAACAAGGTGGACGGCCTCAAATGGATCTCCAGCTTCCCGGAGAACGTGGCCGCGGGGTTGCCCAGAGCGTCAGCCGTGTTGATCCTGAACGATCGCGACACCGGCTACCCGTTCGCCTGTCTGGAAAGCTCGATCATCTCCGCGTCGCGCACCGCGGCCTCGGCCGCGCTGGCCGCGGACTGGCTGTCTCGGGACCGCGAGGGCGGCAGGCCGTTGCGGGTCGGCTTCTTCGGTGTCGGTCTGATCGCCCGGTACATCCATACCTACCTGGTGGGTACCGGCTGGCAGTTCGACGAGATCGGTGTGCACGACCTGTCGCCGGCGCACATGAGCGGTTTCAAGGACTACGTGGAGACGAGGGACGCCAGTGCGTGCGTCAAGGTCCACGAGGCGGCCGAAGACCTCATCCGGTCGAGCGATCTGCTGGTGTTCGCAACCGTTGCCGGCAGCCCGCATGTCACGGACCTGGGTTGGTTCTCGCATAATCCGTTGGTCCTGCACGTGTCGCTGCGCGATCTTGCGCCGGAGATCATCTTGGGCAGTGCCAACGTGGTTGACGACGTGGAGCACTGTCTGAAGGCCAACACCTCGCCGCACCTGGCCGAGCAGCGGACCGGTAAGCGTGAGTTCATCGACGCCACCCTGTACGAGGTGATGGCGGGTATCAAGAACGTGCGCACCGACCGGCCTGTCGTGTTCTCGCCGTTCGGGCTCGGAGTGCTTGACCTTGCCGTCGGCAAGTATGTCCACGATGAGATCGCCCAACACGGCGGACTTGTGACGGTCGATGGGTTCTTCCATGAGTTGACGCGTTACGGCAAGGGCTGA
- a CDS encoding MbtH family protein, whose protein sequence is MTNPFDDEAGTYLVLVNAEGQHSLWPEFAAVPDGWRQVFGPGSREQALRFVTENWTDMRPLSLIALHNT, encoded by the coding sequence ATGACCAATCCTTTTGATGACGAGGCCGGCACGTACCTGGTGTTGGTCAACGCCGAGGGCCAGCACAGTTTGTGGCCGGAGTTCGCAGCCGTGCCCGACGGCTGGCGTCAGGTGTTCGGGCCGGGCAGCCGGGAGCAGGCGCTGAGGTTCGTCACCGAGAACTGGACCGACATGCGGCCCCTGTCACTGATAGCCCTGCACAACACCTGA
- a CDS encoding acyl carrier protein, translating into MTAITNERAARIREIVCEVLELEEDEVTESSLFIEDHEADSLRAIEILAALEKEFRIVIEQSELPRMININGVYEVTAEAAGW; encoded by the coding sequence ATGACCGCCATAACCAACGAGCGTGCCGCCAGGATCAGGGAGATCGTCTGCGAGGTCCTGGAGCTTGAAGAGGACGAGGTTACCGAATCCAGTCTGTTCATCGAGGACCACGAGGCCGACTCACTGCGGGCGATCGAGATCCTCGCCGCGCTGGAGAAGGAGTTCCGGATCGTCATCGAGCAGTCCGAACTGCCCAGAATGATCAACATCAACGGCGTCTACGAGGTAACCGCCGAAGCTGCCGGCTGGTAG
- a CDS encoding beta-ketoacyl-[acyl-carrier-protein] synthase family protein: protein MNRVVLTGFGVVSSIGLGSAEFAKGLRAGRSGARPISVFDTSGFEHANGCQVMGFDPTVWLRNIDPATLGRASQFSAAAARMAVTDAGLDEKELAGKRGLVTVGTTNGEPFDLDVLMEPRIAEGVRATAPATSRWVPPLMLSISIARELRMSNVSAYTIGTACAAGNYAIGDGFDAVRSGDVEFALCGGADAMCRKTFASFYRLGAIAPQVCQPFDADRRGILTGEGAGVLVMESLDSALARGARIYAEVLGYGLNCDAYHQVAPNQSSIERCMRLALDDAGVKPHEVDLVSAHGTGTQANDITESRAVRQVYGDKPPRTVSIKSMLGHTMGAASALGSIACALAITHGFIPPTINHRVTDPGCEIDCVPNTSVAADLRVVQNNGLAFGGNNASVILGKYVKEDGR from the coding sequence GTGAACAGGGTGGTGCTTACCGGGTTTGGGGTGGTATCCAGCATCGGCTTGGGGAGCGCGGAGTTCGCGAAGGGACTACGGGCCGGCCGTAGCGGCGCCAGGCCGATCTCCGTGTTCGACACCTCGGGCTTCGAGCACGCCAACGGTTGCCAGGTCATGGGATTCGACCCGACCGTCTGGCTGCGCAACATCGATCCGGCCACGTTGGGCAGGGCAAGTCAGTTCTCCGCCGCCGCGGCGAGGATGGCGGTCACCGACGCGGGACTGGACGAGAAAGAACTGGCCGGCAAGCGTGGACTGGTCACCGTCGGCACCACCAACGGAGAGCCGTTCGACCTCGACGTGTTGATGGAGCCACGGATCGCTGAGGGGGTGAGGGCAACGGCCCCGGCGACGAGCCGCTGGGTCCCCCCTCTAATGTTGTCCATCTCCATCGCTCGCGAGCTGCGTATGAGCAACGTCAGCGCATACACCATCGGCACGGCCTGCGCTGCGGGCAACTACGCCATCGGCGACGGCTTCGATGCCGTGCGCTCGGGTGACGTCGAGTTCGCCTTGTGCGGTGGCGCGGACGCCATGTGCCGCAAGACCTTTGCCTCGTTCTACCGGCTGGGCGCCATCGCACCGCAGGTCTGCCAACCCTTTGACGCTGATCGTAGAGGCATCCTGACCGGTGAGGGCGCGGGCGTGCTGGTGATGGAGAGCCTGGACTCCGCGCTGGCACGTGGTGCCCGCATCTACGCCGAGGTGCTTGGCTACGGCCTGAACTGCGACGCATACCATCAGGTGGCGCCGAACCAATCCAGCATCGAGCGCTGCATGAGGCTGGCGCTGGACGACGCAGGAGTCAAGCCCCACGAGGTGGACCTGGTCTCCGCGCACGGCACCGGCACGCAGGCCAACGACATCACCGAATCTCGGGCCGTCCGCCAGGTCTACGGCGACAAGCCGCCGCGCACCGTCTCGATCAAGTCCATGCTGGGCCACACCATGGGCGCCGCGAGCGCGCTGGGCTCCATCGCGTGCGCGCTGGCCATCACGCATGGATTCATCCCGCCGACCATCAACCATCGAGTCACCGACCCCGGGTGCGAGATCGACTGCGTGCCCAACACGTCGGTCGCCGCCGACTTGCGCGTGGTGCAAAACAACGGGCTGGCGTTCGGCGGCAACAACGCCAGCGTGATCCTCGGCAAATACGTCAAAGAGGATGGCCGGTGA
- a CDS encoding beta-ketoacyl synthase N-terminal-like domain-containing protein, with translation MNAPPLLSARPVITAWSAVSPFGLGRQSFVDGVSTAKPTVAPLDRELWPGPATTACLVPDFSAKDVLGRKGTRSMDRVTGLAVSTVRLVLSDAEGNQVVETGTDTALVLGTTMGSAQSAMDFARESSAAELPYQVDPGRMLNTVMNSAAGQCAIWHQLRGPNATLAGGDTAGLLAMDYARRLLDNNRARKVLVGAAEEYSSVRAWLHHHYGGTSTLGEGCAFFLVEPLAGIGEGREPLAEVLAIGSRVYLDQDPRATLESLVRGALSSVPAAPGDVWAASGSMTGIEGDHEQAVLRRMFGDDAVQRLPATDLLGDTGAASSAFRIATVLSVARRSPEAAGKLAVVTAVDNHGVVACALLRLAR, from the coding sequence GTGAACGCCCCACCTCTGCTCTCCGCCCGGCCTGTGATCACGGCATGGTCCGCGGTGTCGCCGTTCGGCCTCGGCCGGCAGTCCTTCGTGGACGGTGTTTCCACGGCCAAGCCCACCGTGGCTCCGCTCGACCGCGAGCTGTGGCCGGGACCTGCGACCACCGCCTGCCTGGTCCCGGACTTCTCCGCGAAGGACGTCTTGGGGCGCAAGGGAACCCGTTCGATGGATCGGGTGACGGGCCTGGCGGTGAGCACGGTCAGGTTGGTGTTGAGCGACGCCGAGGGCAATCAGGTCGTAGAGACGGGCACCGACACAGCACTGGTGCTGGGCACCACAATGGGCAGCGCGCAGTCTGCGATGGATTTCGCCCGGGAGTCCTCCGCCGCCGAACTGCCCTACCAAGTGGACCCGGGCCGGATGCTGAACACGGTGATGAACAGCGCCGCGGGCCAATGCGCTATCTGGCACCAATTACGCGGACCCAACGCCACGCTCGCCGGCGGTGACACCGCGGGTCTGCTCGCGATGGACTACGCCCGCCGACTGCTCGACAACAACCGGGCACGCAAGGTCCTTGTCGGCGCGGCGGAGGAGTACTCCAGCGTACGGGCCTGGCTGCACCACCATTACGGTGGAACCTCCACCCTCGGCGAGGGCTGCGCGTTCTTCCTCGTAGAGCCGCTGGCCGGCATCGGCGAGGGCCGTGAGCCGCTGGCCGAGGTGCTGGCCATCGGGTCGCGGGTCTACCTGGACCAAGACCCGCGGGCCACACTCGAGTCGCTTGTCCGCGGCGCACTGTCCAGCGTGCCGGCCGCGCCGGGTGACGTTTGGGCTGCATCGGGCTCGATGACGGGCATCGAGGGCGACCACGAGCAGGCGGTCCTGCGGCGAATGTTCGGTGATGACGCCGTGCAGCGGCTGCCGGCGACAGACCTGCTGGGCGACACCGGCGCAGCGTCGTCGGCGTTTCGCATCGCGACGGTGCTCAGTGTGGCCAGGCGTTCGCCGGAGGCCGCCGGAAAACTCGCGGTCGTCACAGCCGTCGACAACCACGGCGTTGTGGCCTGCGCCCTGCTCCGATTGGCGAGATGA
- a CDS encoding 3-hydroxyacyl-ACP dehydratase FabZ family protein gives MNRSAISPVTGQIHLLSGNEVAITISPDEPVFAGHYPGFPIFPGMCVVEVVHRGALLTAPAEAGELTMAALESARFMTPVFPGDELTVVIEWRQGREHWHCSAKARVADRNVASVKLRYRSGMTNGRP, from the coding sequence GTGAATCGTAGTGCGATCAGCCCGGTTACCGGACAGATACACCTGTTGTCCGGCAACGAGGTGGCGATCACGATCAGCCCGGACGAGCCGGTGTTCGCCGGTCACTACCCCGGATTCCCGATCTTCCCCGGCATGTGCGTGGTGGAGGTGGTGCATCGCGGAGCGCTTCTCACGGCGCCGGCGGAGGCGGGCGAGCTGACAATGGCGGCGCTGGAGTCGGCCCGCTTTATGACGCCGGTATTCCCGGGCGACGAGTTGACCGTGGTCATCGAGTGGAGGCAGGGCCGGGAGCACTGGCACTGTTCGGCCAAGGCCAGGGTGGCCGACCGGAACGTGGCATCTGTCAAATTGCGGTACCGGAGCGGGATGACCAATGGCCGACCTTAG
- a CDS encoding 3-hydroxyacyl-ACP dehydratase FabZ family protein yields the protein MADLSKILPHRYPMLLVDEVLDISPGERITALKSVSRNEPWYRDHVDGPYPEVLLVESWAQAAGLILGVEQPDPDGRHVRVGLLDPDVPAGQVMLLGSLAGIEFHRRVLPGDVLEHRVRVSRAIGETVIFEGECVVRGELVFTVSKMVVAYRPAEQLRAATGGHDH from the coding sequence ATGGCCGACCTTAGTAAAATTCTGCCACACCGCTACCCGATGCTGTTGGTGGACGAGGTGCTCGATATCTCTCCCGGTGAGCGGATCACCGCGCTGAAGTCGGTCAGCCGCAACGAGCCATGGTATCGCGATCATGTGGACGGGCCCTACCCAGAGGTGCTGCTCGTCGAGTCCTGGGCGCAGGCCGCGGGCCTAATCCTCGGCGTCGAGCAGCCCGACCCGGACGGCCGGCACGTCCGGGTCGGGCTGCTCGACCCGGACGTGCCGGCCGGACAGGTGATGCTCCTCGGATCGCTGGCCGGGATCGAGTTCCACCGTCGTGTACTGCCCGGTGACGTGCTGGAGCACCGGGTGCGGGTGTCCCGGGCCATCGGCGAGACCGTGATCTTTGAAGGTGAATGCGTCGTGCGCGGCGAGCTCGTGTTCACCGTGTCCAAAATGGTGGTGGCCTACCGCCCCGCCGAACAACTGCGTGCAGCGACAGGCGGACATGACCATTGA
- a CDS encoding 2-hydroxychromene-2-carboxylate isomerase, whose protein sequence is MAKPKRLKWYFSLRSPYSWIAYRDLLAHHPDVLAAVEWLPMWEPGEECSRLVAEQGIELPYTVMSKAKHLYILQDVRRLARARGLTMTWPVDKDPEWDVAHLGYLAALDEGKGEEFVAATYRARWENGLNISDPDVVAAVAKEIGLDPVRIAGAHEDPLMQARSVAYLKNIEKDGVFGVPMFMNGRDKFWGADRVLDFVASVRGTWAPQPEPIETVVPPAAAGDAGHAGGCG, encoded by the coding sequence ATGGCCAAACCCAAGCGGCTGAAGTGGTACTTCTCACTGCGTAGCCCGTATTCCTGGATCGCCTATCGTGACCTGCTCGCGCACCACCCGGACGTTCTGGCCGCCGTAGAGTGGCTACCGATGTGGGAACCCGGTGAGGAGTGCTCGCGTCTGGTGGCCGAGCAGGGGATCGAACTGCCCTACACGGTCATGTCCAAGGCAAAACACCTCTACATCCTCCAGGACGTACGTCGGCTGGCCCGGGCCAGAGGGCTGACCATGACCTGGCCTGTCGACAAGGACCCGGAATGGGACGTGGCACACCTCGGCTACCTGGCGGCGCTGGACGAGGGCAAGGGCGAGGAGTTCGTCGCGGCGACCTACCGCGCCCGCTGGGAGAACGGCCTCAACATCTCCGATCCTGACGTTGTCGCCGCTGTCGCCAAGGAGATCGGCCTCGACCCGGTCCGCATCGCGGGTGCCCATGAGGATCCATTGATGCAGGCGCGGAGCGTTGCCTACCTGAAGAATATCGAGAAGGACGGCGTGTTCGGAGTGCCCATGTTCATGAACGGGCGCGACAAGTTCTGGGGCGCCGACCGGGTACTGGACTTCGTGGCATCGGTCCGTGGCACATGGGCGCCGCAGCCCGAGCCGATCGAGACGGTGGTGCCGCCGGCCGCAGCCGGAGACGCCGGCCACGCGGGCGGTTGCGGCTGA
- a CDS encoding LacI family DNA-binding transcriptional regulator: MSMSDRRSRVRLVDVARAAGVSKTTVSDALNGAGRLPSATREHVQKVARSLGYRPNATARLLRSGHTRLLGLAAREYVEAPWVYAELAYFGLLVTEATRAALAHGYGVVLLPTSGPDDCWLDMPLDGVFVVDPVERDPMVGDFLAAGVPVVTDRRALAEVASGEWETGRWVDFDYDSAVRQVLDHLKEAGAERIAVVAAATTACFHQQSVGAYQDWCAEQGREPRIVCLPGPGVQQTLDAVRELLAARVPPDALFTLVELSPPLLLDTIRRLGRSVPDDLLLVCATEDLAAVYTDPPISTLGFLPGETARAAVELLVDRIEGREGDQGRLFSADFQIRASSAFPGRRPTRRTRRPVVSPITPG, encoded by the coding sequence ATGAGCATGTCGGATCGCAGGTCCCGGGTTCGCCTCGTGGACGTGGCCCGTGCCGCGGGGGTGTCCAAGACGACCGTGTCGGACGCACTGAACGGAGCCGGGCGCCTTCCCTCGGCCACCCGCGAGCATGTCCAGAAAGTGGCGCGAAGCCTCGGCTACCGCCCGAACGCCACGGCACGGCTGCTGCGCAGTGGGCACACCCGGCTGCTCGGCCTCGCGGCACGGGAGTATGTTGAGGCGCCGTGGGTCTATGCGGAACTGGCCTACTTCGGGCTGCTTGTCACTGAGGCGACCCGGGCGGCCCTTGCCCACGGATACGGCGTCGTCCTGCTGCCCACCTCCGGGCCGGACGACTGCTGGCTGGACATGCCGCTGGACGGCGTGTTCGTCGTCGACCCGGTCGAGAGAGACCCGATGGTCGGAGACTTCCTCGCGGCAGGTGTCCCCGTGGTCACCGACCGCCGGGCCCTGGCGGAGGTCGCGAGCGGGGAATGGGAGACCGGCCGGTGGGTCGACTTCGACTACGACAGTGCCGTGCGTCAGGTCCTCGATCACCTGAAGGAGGCCGGCGCCGAACGGATCGCGGTCGTCGCGGCCGCGACCACGGCCTGCTTCCACCAGCAGTCGGTCGGCGCCTACCAGGACTGGTGCGCCGAGCAGGGGCGCGAACCCCGGATCGTCTGCCTTCCCGGCCCCGGTGTCCAGCAGACGCTCGACGCCGTGCGGGAACTGCTCGCGGCCCGCGTCCCGCCCGACGCGCTCTTCACCCTGGTCGAGCTCAGCCCGCCGCTCCTGCTGGACACGATTCGCAGGCTCGGCCGCTCCGTCCCCGATGATCTGCTGCTCGTCTGCGCCACGGAGGATCTGGCGGCCGTCTACACCGATCCGCCGATAAGCACGCTCGGCTTCCTGCCCGGTGAGACCGCCCGGGCGGCGGTGGAACTGCTCGTCGACCGCATCGAAGGCCGGGAGGGCGACCAGGGCCGCCTCTTCTCCGCCGACTTCCAGATTCGCGCGTCTTCGGCCTTTCCCGGCCGGCGGCCCACGCGGCGGACACGACGGCCGGTGGTGTCCCCGATCACCCCCGGGTGA